In Heptranchias perlo isolate sHepPer1 chromosome 9, sHepPer1.hap1, whole genome shotgun sequence, the sequence TTTGTCTGTTGACACTTTTTGGTCATAGATGTGTCTTCTGGTACCTGGGGCTGTCATACCAGCCTAgaaagaaaggtgggggggggggggcggggggggagaaaaagagaattATTCAAGTGAACAGAGTTTTAATACATGTATGAAATAGTTGGCAGCCACAATTCCAAACTGTAAAGCTATCATTTTGGCAAAAACACAATATGCAAAGATGATTGCCAAATCTTGAAATACAACATCCTGCTTTTGCCAAAATACCAGATTTGGATTTGGCAAAGTCACAGTCTGCCACCTCAACTGATCACACACAGCTCTTCATAAATGGATCAATAAAACATGTGTACACAGTAGTCTTTGCACAAAGATGAAAAATTTAGGCCACTGTTTGGGGAGGAGCTGTCTTATATAGGAGTAATACATAAGCACTGGGTACAGCAACACTGATTATAGAGCCTGTCACATGTTTATTAAAATCAAAGGGTTTAAATGTCTTGCAGTCCAGGGAGCTGTGTTGACCCTAGGGTCAGCTCCGCAGAGTGTGGGAAATTCAAATCTGTTGCTGTTTGAAGGAGTTGAGCAGTTTGTTAAAAATGCATTCTCCAATCTCAGTACTCAGCAGACCATCTCTTTGGAGCCAGGAATTTGAACCCACCACAGAAGCTGGGGTCAGAGAAAGGGGAGATATGGGTCGGGGAAAGAGGAGCCCCAGTAGCTGGGAACTTCCTAAGCAGCACAGTCAGCCGAGACTGACTGACCGTTATACAAGTATAGATGCTCATGTCCTGTATAGCCACTTGCCAGCTGGAGACTGGCTGGGCCATAAAGACTTCAACTAAAAGTTTTCAGACAGACTCCAAGTCCCTTTAGTATCACATATGCTACTGGAAATAGTTGCAAGAGTTTCTTTCagtacaaaaaaaaactgcattttaTTTGTGCAATAGCtttctttttgttgttttttaaaaTCATCATTTCCATTGAGCCTCCCATCCACACCATTCTCTGGGACATGACTTTTCTAATGATGTACTGCATGGCTTGTACTTCAAAAATATCTCAGCTAAAATCTGACAAATGGAATTTTAGTCTCGTGAGTTTTGCTCCCATGTGGTGTAACACTGACCCTCATATTATACACTGATCAGGATTTATTTTGGCTGGAACCATCACACATGGATCACTTTGCACATGAGTACATATGgcatattttaaaaattttaaaactggcTTCTATACAGAAAAACTGTCACGAGTAGAACACCAACATACCAAAACCCCACAATACTGAAACATTTGATTTACCAAAGCAGCCTTTACATCCCCTTTAGCCGCCTGACTACTCAAGTCCCAATGTCCCTGAAGGCTGACCAGTTAGTTTCGCCACTCGACACTTTAGCTGTAATTAGGACTGTGTGCAAAGTGGTTTGCTCGAACTCTCTGCCCTACTGACCATGGAGGAAGTTACCAACTGCTCATAGTCAAGATGTGCCCCACTCCACTGACTCAAACTCTTTAAAATTAGACTCTGAATTCAAGTGCCAGGAAGTAGAGCAGAGCATGTAAAACCAGCTATTTACCATATTAGCTCATAACTTCCTAAGTGATCAGTTGGGTGGTGAGTACAGAAGTCTCTGGAGCCATCAGGATTCAGGGGTGAGCAGCTTTCTCATACACTACCCACACGATTTCACACAAACAAACTTTGGATATACTGAATAGATCCAGGTCTGGCAGGGCAGTGTCCTACTCTGCCCACAATACCAATGGCATCACCCTTCATGGGATGTttttgccgggggggggggggggggggggtgggtgggtggcagggagaagaggagaaaaggGGGGGCACAGGAAGCAGGGGGAATTGGAGAGACAACTGTGAAAATCTATCCAGGAAGTAATCCAGGAACAAAGGCATTATAGGCCCAGGTTTGTGTTCTGTTGATGTCTGATGAAATAGATCATACTTGGCCCTCCAAGTTAGATTTGCTGACCCATCTGGTAGGGAATATGTTTTCGCTAGACTATGGACACTATTCTTGAGAACTATGTGGCTGATATGCAGATGACACTTCCACACAGTGCTGAGAACTGGACACCAAACAAAAGCAGACGGCTTTTGGGCTGCATTGTACAAGGATGACGCTGGGCATCAGCTACGAGGACAAGAGGCCCCAGTGCGGAATAAGCAGTTGGATGCGTGCAGTAACTGAGCAAGTTACAGAAAGATTGCAACAAGGAGAGTACATGTGCCATACGACTGAAGATTAGTACCCTTGCAAGGGCAGAATAGGTTTCAACTGGGAAAAGACCAGATCCAGTTCCAATTGCAGTGTGTGAAACCACATACACACTGATTGCTTACCTGACTGGCACCTTTGTTTGTTCCCATCTGGAGACTTATGGTTGTTTGATCGTATGGTTTTTCAGTATGAGTCTTCGGATCATAAAGGTGTCTCCTAGTCCCATAGGCAGTCATACCTGCTTGGCTGGCACACTTGTTGGTCCCCATCTGAAATGAAATTAATTACAAGATTTCCTTTATGGGGGCATCGAATGTAAACTGCAGACACATGCCCCAATACAAAGAGTATCATCAATATCTCAGTTGAATTTAGCTAGCATTAATCTGGCCAATGGCATTTTAAAAGACCATTTAAGGGTCAGGACAAGATTGGCCTCAGCTGCGATTCTTCTCCACTCTCCCTCACCAATAATACAATAGGCTACCAACACTTACTGGTCAGGCTCACAGTAATGATGGCCACTTGCAAAAGGTACTAAGGGGTGAACGGTGCCCATGGAACTACATCCCAGCAAGGAGTAAATGCCTTTAGGAGGaaaggggaaggggaaaaaatttggcacagaaaaaaaaatcttcccgaATGGCAGCGAGACTATTCAACCCAGATACACCTGGGAACACTAGTTTCAAGTTTGATCAAGTTAGGTGAGCGCTTAGCGACTACGGAGAGATACAGCAAAATGAGGAGATCACAGACAGAAACACCAAATCTCAAACAATTTACAAAAAAAAGACAACTTGGCAAGTCGATCAATCtttgggtttaaaaaaaatcagttatgAAAGAAATCTTTTAAAAGTCTGTAATAAAAACAAAGAATCTTGGTTCTAATCTCTTACATATTTTCATTCCCCCTGAAACATGCACTTCATAACCAACTAAGGCAGCAAGCAAGAGGAACACACTGGTGTAGCACTGTGATAACTCTCCTAAATTCCCCTCTTTCTGCACAGGGGCAGCTGGATTCTGTTGCCACTTCCCCACACTGATGTGCCACTGATTTGTAATTCAGCAGAGTGGATGAATACGGTAATGGAATGAAATCTAGTTACTCTGACACCATGTCTTGCTGCTTCAATGTGGGACAAAGATTCTTTATGCTCAGACACAAATTGCTTGTGACAACATCTAAAGCCAATACATGCATCAAACTTGGAATTTTTGAGCTTTGCTCTCCATGATCATTCTATTATCATGTCCTATCAAAATGGGGGCAAGTAACTTCTTAATTCTTCAACCCCTCCCCATATTTCCTCCCCTAAAAAAAGTTTGAGGGTACGATAGTAGAGCTACAAATTTTATAGCCACAACCAATGCCACTGAGTAATTAACAAGGATACAGATTTTGAAGTTGCTTTCCCATCGAAAGTGAAATGCATCACTATTGCAAGGTGCCACACTTAGCCGCAGAGATGAAAACTGAGGAAACACATTCTAAATATTGTGCAATAAAGCAACAGGAACCCAGAGACCATCTGGTCAGGAAGCCAGTACTTTAACTGCTTGACAACTGCATTATTTCATGCCAATATCAAACATAGCTGACACGCATTCTTCACCAGTTTACAGTATTTCTGTTCCATTCTTGGTAAAATTAGAGTTTATTCCCTCTATTCAGAGATGACAATTTGGGAAACTGAAAAAAATACAGCAGATACAAACTTTTTTTTCCAACAAAAAATTCTCAATTTTAGATTTGTTACCACCAGTAATTTTTTGGAGCGAGAAAAACCTCTCAATTTAAAATATCTTGAAAATTAAATGAATGGGTACCTGAAGTCCAATTACACTTTGTCCAGCCCTCAGTTTTTCCTCCTTGAAATGCCTCTCCTGTTTATCTGCATATTTAACTCCGATATCCATTCTTGTGTGAAAGCCTTTCGTTTTTGCCTGTTCAAAAGAAATCAAGTATAGCGACATTGAATGTAAGCCACCGTAACAGAAGGAAACCAACAGTTCAGGCAGTGTTTCCTGTGGAACAATTATAGAAAAGCAACTTAAAAAGATCACCAGAAAACCTACACGTGGAACATGGAGACTAAACAATAAACAAAACCAAAATGCAACTATAGAAAGTAGTTGTCCGGGGAACTACCTCAGAATTTGCAAATGAACTCTACCAATGAATCAGAAATATTCCTGGTACAAAAATCAAAAACTTACTTACCTTGGTCCGATCAAAATCTATTCTTTGAATCCCcatctcctccctcttctctcccccccgcccccgcccatcATCGGTGCCCTTTACTGAAGTACCACATTCCCTCTTCAATTATCAGCACCATGGGAGCAATATTGTGGTCTTTGCTAATTTTACTGGAAAAAGTCAACATAGATACAAAATAAGTAATCCCAACCTTTTCAGTTATATTAGGGAAGATAGGAATTTCAAGCACTAATGGTTGCTTTCAAATTCACATGAATTTACTTGAAACACTTGCTCTTTGTTGTTTAGCTGCCTCCCTCACCTTGAAGTATTTTTAAAGCAAGTAGTTTTCAGTCAGCTTTAGTTCACAAATCTTTTAAGCAACTGAGCACGTTTCAGCCTCATGAGTGGCTTACTGTTGACTGAATGCAACAGATTTATACAGCTTATAGTTTTTATTTAATAAAAGTATAACGCATCTCGTTGAGCAACTATTGCCTATCTTCATCTGATCCAATGCTAGCCAATCTTTTCATATTCATTTTATTTGTAACTTTATCCAAGTGTAAACATTAATTGTTTCAGCAATggcaagattttttttctatatAATCAAAGCCAAAATTGCTTAAAAAGATTAGTGATTGCAAACAGATAGAAAGCAGCTTCTTTAAAATACTGCAGTACAGGATGGGATGGGAAAAGAAAAAGCAAATAGATGCCAAGCAAAACCACTGACAAGTAGAGGGGGAAGAATGAAATGGGGGAAGCTGTAAGACAGAGGACAATGGCAAGCACCCAGAAGAGGATCCGATTTTGATCTAACTCAAGATAAGCAAATTTTGATTTTGCTTCTGCAATGTTCAAGGACCTCTAGTAGGGTCTGATTTTCTATCCTGTTTAGTCCAGAACAACAGGAATTTGGTAGGAAAATTTGAAGCAGACAAGTgagtggaggaagagagaaaaaaaaacagcagagaaCTAAAACAGATGGACCAGTGAAACACTGCACTCGCCCCTACGTAAGGATTGGCATTCCAAATAATTCAGATTCATCGCAACCACGGTGATCAATTTGTGATGGTGAAAGATTCAGTACTTTAGTAACAGATACAATTTCCATTTAGTtttaaccattttttaaaaaaaccctaGCATACTGAGCCAAATTGTAGAAATCAACAGCATTCGCAGTAACAACCTCCATTGCTCTGGAGCACATTTTTTAAGTTAATCTAAAGCAAAGTAcggcagatgttggaaatcaaataaaaacagaaaatgctggaaatactcagcaagtcagacagaatctgtggagaaagaaacagttaacttttcaggtccaTGActcaaactgtttaatcttcaacttcttccaattctggcgaaaggtcatcgacctgaaatgttaactctctttctttctccacagatgctgcgtgacttcctgagtatttccagtattttctgtttttattttgtaagTTAATGTTGCAGAACAGGAGTTTCAAGTGTGTTAAAAGGAAGAACTACTGCCCACAGATACAAGAGGAACGCACATTTACAAGTTTTTAAGTGGGGAGGGGTGGAATCAGAAGGTGATGTTGTTATACCTTCTAAAACCCATGTTCAGTTGGGGAACCAAGTTTTGGAAAGAAACATTAGTGTAGCATTTATGCCACTGAAACAGTTGGCATTAAATGACTGCGACACAAAGCCTGCAAAGTCAATATCAGTGCACCCCTTTCCAGTCTAATCTTCAGGAGGCCTAGCTTAAACTACTGAAGcagcaaaaatatatatatatttttttaaaagcatcaGTCCCAAGCATGCAGTACACTCATAAATGTGACAGGGTGCATGGTCTTTTAGTCCCCTTGGTGCAAGCACTTCCTCATACACTATGTCGAGGGCAGAACTAGACAGACAAGacagatttgcatttatgtagcatatttaatgtcctcaggacatgccaatgcgcttcacagccattgcattactttttgaagtgtagtcactattaggTAGGTaaatcagcagccaatttgtgcacagctaaATCCCAGTAAAgaccagatactctgttttaGCGATACTGGGcctggaataaatgttggccagaagagCAGAAGGActctccctactcttctttgaatagtgccatgggatcttttacgtccactcgaACAGGCAAACAGGAACCCGATTTAATATCATCCCATAAGACAGCACCTTCGGCAATGCAGAACTCCCTCcgtcctgcactgaagtgttggcctagattatgtgctaaagtcctggagtggggcttgaatcctcaACCTTTTGACTCAAGAGTAGAGAGTGCCATTACTAAGtcaaacagaaacaaaaaaaaaatcttaataccTGGAATAAAAGATTGGTTAGAATCCAAAGTAAAAATGCAAAAGAATaagggcattaatgggatatgGGCTACATTAAGAGCACCCATTAACAATTTCCTAGAATAGACTCCATCCATAATCACACTTACCAGACTTGCAAGTGCCAATAGGGTTGTCTGTACTTGAGTCAGGTTGCCATTCTCAAAAAGGTCATTTGCTTCAAAAATGTCATGTGGCCGCATCCCATAACACTGAATAGCTTTAATAAAGTTACCAATATTCTCCAGCTGAAGAAAAATAAACCAAGCAGTTAAATAACGTAAAATAAATAGCCCACTTTTGATTGACAATTTCTCTTCCTTCCCCACCCTGAGcattgctggggtatggttcacggTTCACTGGGCAccttccattacctcacccagttAGTGGTTCTTCAAAAGGACCAGCAAATTATTCAACCATgtaaggcatcacagccaatccaTTCACATGAGAACATCAAGTGACTCCTTCATTCTCACATTAACTTCCAATATACTTTCTTGTAGGACAGTAATCTATACTGCTAACCAggaactttattaaaaaaaaaagcattgatCAGTTTAAACATTGCCCAAATGGAATGCAAAAGAAACTGTCACCCAGCTTTAGAAAATTAGTAACCATCTTTTACAAACTGACAAGCTCTGGACTGCCATCCAGAACCAAACAGGATACTAAACCAGGCCGATTAAATAGAACTGCTTCCCGAGCTGACATTAGCCGAGCAGCTGTCTGGCAACTTTTCAATAAGAATGTCATGGAAAGGAGTTGAAAATTAACCAACTAAGAGAGCTCAACACTCATTGGGGTAGGGTTCACTGGGTGCCTTCCACAAGTATCTgcaagttattcaaccatgaagggcatcacagccaatccaATCATGCGCGAACATGTGCCTACGTCTGCATTGGGCATCTCAGGAGATCCAAAATCAATATACATTGCTTGGCTTTAGATGAAGAATGGGCAAGATACTGACAGCACCTATGGAATCACAACCTAATATTCTGACAGGACTGGTTAACAAGTTTAACAAAGCAGTTTAATTTCTTACCTGATGCCAGTTTAATTTGGATTCATTAATTTTCTTGACAGAGTCAGGTTGTAGCTTGTTCACGAGActgaaaaattgattaaaaaggatTTAGTACTGCTTCTGATATGGGGTTGAAACATTTCTGCACTAGTGCTCCACTAATTCATTCTAGACTATAATCTGGATGATTTGTTGCATTAAAATCAAGTGCTGGTATCCCTTCGTTCACACACTACATTCCAAAATATTCTCTCGCAGGACAGTAAACTATACTGCTAACTAGAAACTTTATAGAAAAACATTGATCAGTTTAAACATTGCTTGTGTAGGTCTACAAAAGAACTATTAGTAACCATCTTTTACAAAACTGACTGGCATCCAGAACCAAACAAAATACAGAACCAGGCCAATTAAACAGAACTGCTTCCTAAGCCTGTGGCTGGCTGATATTCACCAAACAGCTGTCTGGCAACTTTTCAATAAGAATGCCAGGGAGTTGAAAATTATCCAACTAAGAGAGAGCTCAACATTTCAAATCTGTGGAGCTTGGAGAATGGTCCAGGACTCATTCAGAGGCACGACCTCCTGCTTGTGCAAATGGTCTATTTGCATTTAGGTTGTTTTAATGAatacagggagagggaggagaatttACATAGAATACTCCACACCAAGGAATGTATGTACTACAACTATCCCAACCGCCATTAGTGGGTTTAGTCACAATTCCCTTTAAGTAAATATTTTTTCTGCCATATTAAAATGCCACTTGAATTTTTATATGCCAACAAAAAACACCAGATGCATATATCTTCAATCAAGAGAACTGAATAAAGCTCATCAATAAATTTTCATGCTGATATGGCTTCTTTGGGCACATCGAACACAGCCCAAGCCAACTGTGCAGACAACAAAATTGTTACAGTAATCAGCCGTGGACATTCTGGCAAAGAGCCATTCAAGTCAGCAGTTCAGGGCATTATTCACATAAAATcctttttggggaaaaaaatttaaAGTTTTCCATCGGAATTCCTGAGGAAGCTGTTCCATGAGCAGGTCGAAACTAATTTAAACAGCACACAGTGCAACAGGCACTTTGCCTATTTCAAAGTATGCCTAACAAAAAGAAACCACATTCCTTCTGTTAAAAATGGGTTTACTGCACAAGTCAAAAGGCCCAATAGGATGGACTGATAAAGGCATACCATAAAAAGCCATTCTGTAAATCCTCCTGCCGTGTCACAGTAGTGATGTGTCACCACAGCCTGTGACAATGCGACAGAAGTCCAGTGGGGAGATGGAGACTGTCTAGATGAAATGCTGCTTGAATTTCAATCAGATGCAGGGCCAAGGGAAACCAGAAGAGGGCTTCATTGAATCTTCCCAAGTTTAGAGGAGCGAAATTTAAGCTGATTAGGATCGGAGTCTAAGGAAGTATACCAGAACTGTTTTTGTGGCAAAAAGTTTTGTACATTTAAACAATTacctattggccttggagggagtgcagcgtaggtttactagaatgatacccggacttcaaggattaagttacgaggagagattacacaaattggggttgtattctctggagtttcgaaggttaaggggtgatctgatcgaagtttataagatattaaggggaacggatagggtggatagagagaaactatttccactggttggggattctaggggtcgggggcacagtctaaaaattagagccagacctttcaggagtgagattagaaaacattctacacacaaagggtggtagaagtttggaactctcttccgcaaacagcaattgatactagttcaattgctaaatttaaatctgagatagatagctttttggcaaccaaaggtattaagggatatgggccaaaggcaggtatatggagttagatcacagatcagccatgatcttatcaaaatagcggagcaggcatgaggggctgaatggcctactcctgttcctatgttccaataagaGATGCCAACTTGTCAATGCACAAAAGATTATTGAAAGTTGCCTTTTAtttttgtcaattgttgttttccTCCTTCCTCCATAGTAACAATCTCCAGGTTAGAACCCATACTCTAAAATCAACATGTAGAAAGTTCTCTGGGCACTGTCCCTGGGGCACCTTCTTAAAGCAGTTTTTGTGCTTCCACTCAGCACGGTTATTCTGAGCTGCCCTACGAATTCACATTCTCAGAGTTGCTTATCAATCTTGACCCTACTTCATCGTACTGTGCGTCACTGAAGAATGCTACATCACAAGAAGAATGAgctgtttatatagcgcctttcacaatctcaggaattcccaaagtgctttacagtcaatgaagtaccttttgaagtatagtcattgttgtaatatag encodes:
- the LOC137325173 gene encoding calponin-3-like; this encodes MAHFNKGPAYGLTAEVRNKILQKYDPQKEEELRVWIEEVTGKRLGENFQVSLKDGIILCILVNKLQPDSVKKINESKLNWHQLENIGNFIKAIQCYGMRPHDIFEANDLFENGNLTQVQTTLLALASLAKTKGFHTRMDIGVKYADKQERHFKEEKLRAGQSVIGLQMGTNKCASQAGMTAYGTRRHLYDPKTHTEKPYDQTTISLQMGTNKGASQAGMTAPGTRRHIYDQKVSTDKCDTSTISLQMGTNKGASQTGMTVYGLGRQVYDSKYCTTPTEPVIHNGSQGTNGSEYSDGDYQGDYQGEYPDDYPVEYQDEYQGDYRGEYSDHGVDY